GACGCGCCGCTGCTCGCAGCGACCGAGTCGCTGTCGCTCGGGGCCGCCGACCTCACCGGCTTCGCCGCGGCGCCGTGTCGTGAGGCGCGCACGGAGTCGTGGCTCGTCGGAGGCTCGGTGCAGACGGGCGCCGAAGACGTCATCGTGCTCAGCAACCCGGGGGCCGTGCCCGCAACCGTCACGCTCACGGTCTTCGGCGCGACGCGGGGCGCCAGCACGTCGATCGTCCCGGCAGGCACCCAGGTGGCACTGCCGCTGACGTCGATCGCCGCGGGTGCGACGGCGCCGGTCATCAAGGTCTCCGCCACGGGCGCCCCGGTGCGCGCCGTGCTGCAGTCGTCACTCACGCGCACGCTCGATCCGGTCGGAGTGGACCTCCAGGACGCCGTGTCCGGCCCGCAGCAGCACCCGGTGATCCCGGGCGTGCAGGTGTTCGAGGAGGAGGGGGACAGCTCGACGGCGGCGATCGTCCGTCTGCTCTCACCGGATGCCGACACCTCCGCACTCATCACGGTGCGCGCCGTCGGCCAGACGGCCGCCGCCACGACATTCCCCGTCGATCTCGCCGCAGGGCAGCCGTTGGAGGTGTCGCTCGCGGACCTCGCGCCGGGGAGCTACACCGTCTACGTCGACGCTGACCTTCCCGTGCTCGCAGGCTTCCGCGAGGAGGACGGAGCCGGCCCTGGTTCCGACTTCGCCTGGGCCCTGCCGGCACCGGAGATCGCGGATGATGTGCTGGTCGCGGTCCCCGCCGGACCGTCCGCTGCTCTTCATCTGGTGAACGACGAAGACGACGACGCCGTCGTCACCGTCGCACCGGCCGACGGCGACGGCACGGCTCAGAAGGTCACCGTTCCCGCCGGATCGTCGGCATCGGTCGTGGTGCAGCCGAGGAGCGTCGTGTCCGTGTCCGCCTCGGGGCCCGTGCATGCGGCGGTGGCGATGACCGCGGAGGGTGCGCTGGCCGTCT
This Microbacterium sp. XT11 DNA region includes the following protein-coding sequences:
- a CDS encoding DUF5719 family protein, whose amino-acid sequence is MTATRTRAVRVAATSARVLTGAVVAAACVAGTVVALAAPLPGISHQPAQAVVTPPPGDTVLVCNGDFRALGRDVASPLQMQSAEAPRLTVGQSDGEPETTTLQVPDMPGAGQVRRLTAVTEGRDAPLLAATESLSLGAADLTGFAAAPCREARTESWLVGGSVQTGAEDVIVLSNPGAVPATVTLTVFGATRGASTSIVPAGTQVALPLTSIAAGATAPVIKVSATGAPVRAVLQSSLTRTLDPVGVDLQDAVSGPQQHPVIPGVQVFEEEGDSSTAAIVRLLSPDADTSALITVRAVGQTAAATTFPVDLAAGQPLEVSLADLAPGSYTVYVDADLPVLAGFREEDGAGPGSDFAWALPAPEIADDVLVAVPAGPSAALHLVNDEDDDAVVTVAPADGDGTAQKVTVPAGSSASVVVQPRSVVSVSASGPVHAAVAMTAEGALAVWPVWPAAGAEKSITVYP